A single Anatilimnocola floriformis DNA region contains:
- a CDS encoding DUF1549 and DUF1553 domain-containing protein: protein MPTFPRVLPVRWLVSCASSATIFCCALLAAANLASAEDWPFTPLKAPKMPPTATHIEADVSIDSFVLAEQLKKGFDLAPTADRLTLIRRVTFDLTGSLPTPEECDEYLANQSPDAYEQVVDRLLNSPGFGERWAQHWLDVVRYADTDGFKLDRTRFNAYRYRDYVIRAFNSDLPYDKFLQQQIAGDELAPNNSDAQVATGFLRLPPEEINGSDYRQIRQEMLDDITDVVGQSFLGLTVGCARCHDHKFDPISQREYFQLQAFFAPLVQQEKELIVDGSEQDLKYEHDLDAWEDATEKLRQKMDAMTDVYRPVVFEELVPGFDDETQAALKLPVEKREPRAQQLAALAGKQLQRSYARMFRRLPEDKRAEYEDLMKQLSAFDNVRPQPLPIAMAAADVGSRAPATHCLEGGDYKKPGEEVQPGFLAVLSKESPHITPPLDRPNSTGRRAALARWLTQPNHPLTARVMVNRLWQHYFGTGIVGTPNNFGVMGESATNPQLLDHLAASLVMDNWQLKDVHRQIVSSHVYRQSSIAEQNGHFEQAEKVDPENDLLWHAPLRRRDAESLRDAALIAAEDTSPQMYGPAVMPELPEAVQGDRYAWQPSAQASAHVRRSVYLFVKRNLQYPLFASFDHPNRVTPCAARPSTIGAPQALLLLNGEFLRNTSRHMAGDLLIETKGTPVEIVTQAYDRVFNRSPEPAELQAALTFLREQSQRIAQHGSPDAKTLPDPLPAGYSPAQAAAIVDFCQSLMNSAEFVYVD from the coding sequence ATGCCGACATTCCCTCGCGTCCTGCCCGTCCGCTGGCTGGTGTCGTGCGCTTCGAGCGCAACCATCTTCTGCTGCGCGTTGCTAGCTGCAGCTAACCTGGCCTCGGCCGAAGATTGGCCCTTCACGCCGCTGAAGGCGCCGAAGATGCCGCCGACTGCTACGCACATCGAAGCCGATGTCAGCATCGATAGCTTCGTCCTGGCCGAGCAACTGAAGAAGGGCTTTGATCTGGCGCCGACCGCCGATCGCCTCACGCTGATCCGCCGCGTGACCTTCGATCTCACCGGCTCGCTGCCAACGCCGGAAGAATGCGATGAATACCTCGCCAACCAATCGCCCGATGCCTACGAACAAGTCGTCGATCGGCTGTTGAACAGCCCCGGTTTCGGTGAACGCTGGGCTCAGCACTGGCTCGACGTCGTTCGCTACGCCGATACCGACGGCTTCAAACTGGACCGCACTCGCTTCAATGCGTATCGCTATCGCGACTATGTGATTCGCGCCTTCAACAGCGATCTGCCTTACGACAAGTTTTTGCAGCAGCAGATCGCCGGCGATGAACTGGCACCGAACAACTCCGATGCGCAAGTCGCCACCGGTTTCCTGCGTTTGCCGCCGGAAGAAATCAATGGCAGCGACTATCGCCAGATCCGCCAGGAAATGCTCGACGACATCACCGATGTCGTGGGCCAAAGTTTCCTCGGCCTGACCGTGGGTTGCGCCCGCTGCCACGATCACAAATTCGATCCCATTTCGCAGCGCGAATACTTTCAACTGCAGGCTTTCTTTGCGCCGCTCGTGCAGCAAGAAAAAGAACTGATCGTCGACGGCAGCGAACAAGATCTGAAGTACGAGCACGATCTCGATGCCTGGGAAGATGCCACCGAAAAGCTCCGCCAGAAAATGGACGCGATGACCGACGTCTATCGGCCGGTGGTCTTCGAGGAACTGGTCCCCGGCTTCGATGACGAGACTCAAGCCGCGCTGAAGTTGCCCGTCGAAAAACGCGAGCCCCGCGCTCAGCAATTGGCCGCTCTCGCCGGCAAGCAACTGCAACGTAGTTATGCCCGTATGTTCCGTCGCCTGCCGGAAGACAAGCGAGCGGAGTACGAAGACCTGATGAAGCAACTGTCGGCCTTTGATAACGTCCGGCCGCAGCCGCTGCCCATCGCCATGGCCGCAGCCGACGTTGGTTCACGCGCGCCAGCGACGCATTGCCTCGAAGGTGGCGATTACAAAAAGCCCGGTGAGGAAGTGCAGCCTGGTTTCCTGGCAGTCCTTTCCAAGGAATCGCCGCACATCACGCCGCCGCTCGACCGCCCCAATAGCACTGGCCGTCGCGCCGCGCTGGCCCGCTGGCTCACGCAGCCAAATCATCCGCTGACCGCCCGCGTGATGGTCAACCGCCTCTGGCAACACTACTTCGGCACGGGCATTGTCGGCACGCCGAACAATTTTGGCGTGATGGGCGAAAGCGCGACCAACCCGCAACTGCTCGATCACCTGGCCGCCTCGCTCGTCATGGACAACTGGCAACTGAAGGATGTTCATCGCCAGATTGTTTCGTCGCACGTTTATCGGCAGTCATCGATCGCCGAGCAGAACGGCCATTTTGAACAAGCCGAAAAAGTTGATCCCGAAAACGACCTGCTCTGGCACGCCCCGCTGCGGCGCCGCGACGCCGAGTCGCTCCGCGATGCTGCCCTGATCGCTGCCGAAGACACCAGCCCGCAAATGTACGGCCCCGCCGTAATGCCCGAATTGCCCGAAGCCGTTCAGGGCGATCGCTACGCTTGGCAGCCATCCGCTCAGGCCAGCGCTCACGTCCGCCGCAGCGTTTACTTGTTCGTCAAACGCAACCTGCAGTACCCTCTGTTCGCCTCGTTCGATCATCCCAACCGCGTTACCCCCTGTGCGGCCCGGCCATCCACCATCGGCGCTCCGCAGGCGCTGCTGCTGCTCAACGGCGAATTCCTCCGCAACACATCCCGCCACATGGCTGGCGATCTGTTGATCGAAACCAAGGGAACGCCCGTTGAAATCGTCACGCAAGCGTACGACCGTGTTTTCAATCGCTCGCCGGAGCCTGCCGAACTGCAAGCCGCATTGACGTTCCTTCGCGAACAATCGCAGCGCATTGCTCAGCACGGCAGCCCCGATGCGAAGACCTTGCCCGATCCACTTCCCGCCGGATATTCGCCCGCTCAAGCCGCTGCCATCGTCGATTTTTGCCAATCGCTGATGAACTCTGCTGAGTTTGTCTACGTTGATTAA
- a CDS encoding DUF1501 domain-containing protein, giving the protein MPATSRRDFLRQAGGGLGALALASLLAQESQAAGKKTIHSLAPKKPHHEIRAKSVIWLFMDGGPSHIDMFDPKPALTKYAGKPLPSSFKKPQTAMGVTANTPLLASSRKFKQYGDSGHWISDLCPELTRHADDICLLQGCQSEGLTHVNAVCQMNTCSQIAGRPSLGSWAMYGLGSENADLPGYVVLTDYATDPPGGNQNWNSGFMPATYQGTRLATGKTPILYANAPSGVSDDQQRGKIDFINSLSKRFAEKRRGDDRLDAHIASYELAFRMQSSAPEVADLSDETPATLAMYGMENETTQRNARNCLLARRLVERGVRFVQLYMGSGTQWDAHANLDTNHEANCAETDKPIAALLTDLKRRGLLDSTLVVWGGEFGRTPMSESGNGRDHNPFGFTTWMAGGGVKPGFRFGATDEIGLWATDGFAHVRDLHTTILHLMGINEEALTFLHDGRDERASVIGGKVLNEIFV; this is encoded by the coding sequence ATGCCAGCTACTTCGCGTCGCGATTTTCTCCGTCAGGCCGGTGGCGGTCTCGGTGCTCTCGCGTTGGCTTCGCTCCTCGCGCAAGAGTCACAAGCGGCTGGTAAGAAGACCATTCACTCGCTGGCACCCAAAAAGCCGCACCACGAGATCCGTGCCAAGAGCGTAATCTGGCTCTTCATGGATGGCGGGCCGAGCCACATCGACATGTTCGACCCCAAGCCGGCGCTCACGAAGTATGCCGGCAAGCCGCTGCCGTCGTCGTTCAAAAAGCCGCAAACGGCGATGGGGGTGACGGCCAATACGCCCCTCCTCGCATCATCGCGTAAGTTCAAGCAATACGGTGACTCGGGCCACTGGATCAGCGATCTCTGCCCCGAATTGACTCGCCATGCTGACGATATTTGCCTGCTGCAAGGCTGCCAGTCGGAAGGGCTGACGCACGTCAACGCGGTCTGCCAGATGAACACCTGCAGCCAGATCGCCGGCCGGCCGTCGCTCGGCTCGTGGGCCATGTACGGTCTCGGCAGTGAGAACGCCGATCTGCCGGGCTACGTCGTGCTGACCGACTACGCCACCGATCCGCCGGGTGGCAATCAGAACTGGAACAGCGGCTTCATGCCGGCGACCTACCAGGGCACTCGCCTGGCCACTGGCAAAACTCCGATCCTGTACGCCAATGCTCCCTCGGGCGTGAGCGACGATCAGCAACGCGGCAAGATCGATTTCATCAACAGCCTAAGCAAGCGGTTTGCCGAGAAACGTCGTGGCGACGATCGTCTCGATGCTCACATTGCGTCATACGAGCTCGCCTTCCGCATGCAATCGAGCGCGCCGGAAGTCGCCGATCTATCGGACGAAACGCCGGCGACCCTCGCCATGTACGGCATGGAAAACGAGACGACGCAGCGGAACGCTCGCAACTGCTTGCTCGCGCGGCGACTCGTCGAGCGCGGCGTGCGATTTGTGCAGCTCTACATGGGTAGCGGCACGCAGTGGGATGCCCACGCCAATCTCGACACCAACCACGAAGCCAACTGCGCCGAGACCGACAAGCCAATCGCCGCCCTGCTAACCGATCTGAAGCGTCGCGGCCTGCTCGATAGCACGCTCGTCGTCTGGGGCGGCGAATTTGGCCGCACGCCGATGAGTGAAAGCGGCAACGGCCGCGATCACAATCCGTTCGGTTTCACCACCTGGATGGCCGGCGGCGGTGTGAAGCCCGGCTTCCGCTTCGGCGCGACCGACGAAATCGGCCTCTGGGCGACCGATGGCTTTGCTCACGTGCGCGATCTGCACACGACCATCTTGCACCTGATGGGCATCAACGAAGAAGCCCTCACCTTCCTCCACGACGGTCGCGACGAACGCGCCAGTGTGATTGGTGGGAAGGTGTTGAATGAGATCTTCGTCTAA